CGCCGCCAATGCGGCACAAGCGCGGCTCATGGCCATCCGCGCAGCCAAAAACGATGCACAGCGGAACCTTCTCGAAGTAACGCAAGGGGTGCGCGTCTCCTCCGGCTCCACGGTGAGGGAGTTCATGGCCGAGAGCGACAAGGTAACAGTGACAGTCAATGGCGTCGTGAAGGGCGCGATCGTCCTGGAGGAAACTGTCACTGATGACGGTGCTGCCGTCGTCCGCCTCAAGGCCCCCATCTGGGGGAACATGGCCGAAGCCCTTTACGATCACCTTTCGGGCCGCAAGTCCCGCCGATATCCGCTACGCGACGAAAAAACGGAACCGGGCGAGTGGCCACTGCTGCGCGATCTCGTACGCCACGCGCTCCTGCGGCTGGTTGGCCCCGCAACGGCGCGGGCCGACGTGCCCCCACCCGGCGGTACGCCAGTTCGCCCGGAGCCACTTCCGGGCACCAAGACCGGGATCGTGCTCGACCTTTCCGACATCATGGTGAAACCGGAGCTTTATCCCGAGATCAGCGACCAGTCAGGGCAGCCGATCGTTTCCCCACGGCTCCTTGACAGGCAGGTGGCGGTGAGCCGGGGCGGCGTGTCGTATATCCACAACATCGGGGATGCGGCGAATCTGGGGCGCTCCGGGGACGACCCGCTGGTCATGAAAGCCGTTAATTTTGCCGCCGGCACTGAGGCCGGGATCAAGGTTCAGCTTGCCGATGGCATGGGGATGGAAACAGCCCGCAAGGCCCTCAAGGATCCTACCCAAGTGCTGAAAAGCGGGATCACGGTAGCCTACCGCGTGACGTGGTAGCCGCCACGGCTGAACACGCTTCACCACGGCTCACCACGCCTCAAAACACTCCGCAACGCAAGGCCCACCTCAACGCACCGCATTATAAAGCGCCCGCCACCAAGGGCTGGCCGAACCTATTAATTCTTTCTAATATACTGATATTATTAAACTTTACTCACCGCGTCGAATCTTTATTGACGCAGTTGACGCGACGTGTTAGTGATTCATTACATGAGGTCACCGGATACAGAGACATCACTGGCCGAAACGGCCGATGACTCCGTGCCGGAGCCGATCACACCCCCCGGTTCCGCCATCTTCAACACCAAGCAGTTGATGGAGAAGCTGGACCTGGAAGTGACTCCCGACTTCGTGACCGAACTGGCCCGTGACCACCGTATCCCGGCCTTCAAGGCAGGGGCCCGCTGGCGGTTCCGGAGCGAGGATATCGGCAGGATCCGTCAGGAAATCCGCAAATACCTGGAACGCCAGGGCGGCTGACGGGACCGGCAAGAGGACTGATATAGCGGCAACCCGGACTTGTCCGGACCGGCCGCGAACACAAGTTAAGCCTGTGCGGGGTGAATGGCCCGAAATCCCCACTACCCAGCCGGGGGCCAAAACCCCCGGTCCCACATCAAACCCCGCACAGGGCCGGCTGCCGCAAGGCGCGCCGGACCCGCCATAAAACCGCAGGACCCCTCACAGGGGATCTGCCGGATCAAAAACCAAGCACACCTGTAAAACTGTCTCCGGGCCATCTCATGTCTGGCGGATGCGGTGGATATCTACGAAGATGTCTCCCCGCTAAGGAGCACAACTCATGGCCTGGACCTATCTGTTTGTCGCCGGAATACTCGAAATAGCGTGGGCCGTCGGCCTCAAATATTCGGACGGCTTTACCCGCCTGAACGTGACCATTCCCACTGTGACCGCCATGGCAGCCAGTTTCTATTTCCTCGCACAGGCGATCCGCGTGCTCCCGATCGGCACCGCCTATGCCATCTGGACCGGCATCGGCGCCGCCGGGACGGCGGTGGCGGGCATGATCCTCTGGCAGGAGTCCCGTGAAGTGGCGCGCCTTCTGTGCCTGCTGCTCATCATTACCGGGATCATCGGACTGAAACTGACGGCGAAGGGATAAGACAGAAAACCCTCCGGGCCGTTTCCGGCGCGGAGGGTTTTCCTTGAAAGAGCAGCGGTGCTTACGCGAAGAGCTGCACGCGGGCGTTCGAGACGACGACAAGCTCGCCGCCGTCGGGGCCCTTGCGCTCCTTGATCTTCGCCTGGCAGATGATCTCGGTGGGCGATTCCTTCCACATTTCGACCTTGATCGTCTCGCCGGGGTAAACGGGCGAGGCAAAGCGCACCTTGATCGACTTGAACTTCTCCGGGTTGTTGTCGGCGCAGGCCTCGATCACGGCTCGGCCCACGTTACCGAAGGTGCACAGGCCGTGGAGGATCGGCTTGTCGAACTTGCCCATCTTCGCCATCATCGGGTCGATGTGCAGCGGGTTCTTGTCCCCTGACAGCCGGTAGAGGATCGCCTGGTGCCCCATCGTCGGGTATTCGATCACGGCATCGGGAGCACGGTTTGGCGCCTCATTGCCGGGCTCCGGGCCCTTCTCGCCGCCAAAACCGCCTTCGCCGCGGATGAATGCCGAGAAGGTGTTTTTGAGGATTTCCGTCCCGCTCTCGTCCTTGGTGATCGCGTCAAGGACGAGCAGCGCGCCCTTGCCCTTGTCATAGACGCCGGTGACCGTGCCGATCGTGGTCGTCTTGGCCTTGACGGGAAGCGGGGCCTTGAGGATTTCAGTGTACTGCTCGCCGTGGAGCAGCATCATCGGGTTGAACGACAGGCCGGGCATGCCCATGAGGCCGCCCATCGCAGGGAAGGCCGGGACGACGCCGTAGGTCGGCAGCACCTTGAGGCCGTTCTCGTAGGTGTACTGGAGAACCTTCTTCTTGTCGACCGGGTCCTGCTGGTAGCCTACCCCCACACCGAGGGCGTAAAGGATGATCTGGTCCTGACCCCACGAAAACTCGACGGGCTTCGTCTGGGCGCCTTTCACTTTGGCTGCATCAATCGGCATGAGCGGTTCCTCCAGGAATGTTTTTTGGTGCCTGATTGCTGCCGGTCGATATTGACTGGCGAGTCAATCGGCGGGCATGGTCATACCCCGTGACGGGGAGATTGTAAAGCAGTTTCCCCGCCCGGTCTGGAGGAGCCCCCATGTCCCAGTTCAACTTCGCCAACACCTGTGAAGCCGTCGCCGATGCCTTCCCGGAGCGGGATTTCATCCATTTCCGCGACCGGGTGGTCACTTATGGGGAGTTCCGCAGCCGCTCGCGGAAACTGGCCAACTATCTGCGTTCCAGGGGTCTCGGGAAGGTCCGCGAGCGCAAGGAACTCCAGCTCTGGGAGTCCGGGCAGGATCAT
The sequence above is drawn from the Deltaproteobacteria bacterium genome and encodes:
- a CDS encoding helix-turn-helix domain-containing protein — its product is MRSPDTETSLAETADDSVPEPITPPGSAIFNTKQLMEKLDLEVTPDFVTELARDHRIPAFKAGARWRFRSEDIGRIRQEIRKYLERQGG
- the sugE gene encoding quaternary ammonium compound efflux SMR transporter SugE, which produces MAWTYLFVAGILEIAWAVGLKYSDGFTRLNVTIPTVTAMAASFYFLAQAIRVLPIGTAYAIWTGIGAAGTAVAGMILWQESREVARLLCLLLIITGIIGLKLTAKG
- a CDS encoding MaoC family dehydratase N-terminal domain-containing protein; its protein translation is MPIDAAKVKGAQTKPVEFSWGQDQIILYALGVGVGYQQDPVDKKKVLQYTYENGLKVLPTYGVVPAFPAMGGLMGMPGLSFNPMMLLHGEQYTEILKAPLPVKAKTTTIGTVTGVYDKGKGALLVLDAITKDESGTEILKNTFSAFIRGEGGFGGEKGPEPGNEAPNRAPDAVIEYPTMGHQAILYRLSGDKNPLHIDPMMAKMGKFDKPILHGLCTFGNVGRAVIEACADNNPEKFKSIKVRFASPVYPGETIKVEMWKESPTEIICQAKIKERKGPDGGELVVVSNARVQLFA